The following proteins come from a genomic window of Timaviella obliquedivisa GSE-PSE-MK23-08B:
- a CDS encoding tetratricopeptide repeat protein has translation MNDSQLLLVYLSILVALLAGVGWFLFRQIFKTRRVEGTMTRLQNKLNEGTGTAKEHYELGSILLDKQLYKPAIAQFQKALKAKDLEGSENIAIIYNALGFTYAAQEQYDLAIKQYKEALELQTGYSTAWNNLGFAYEKKQLTTQALEAYDESLKSDPKNATAKRRSASLRKRLVPSSGVAE, from the coding sequence ATGAACGATAGTCAGCTTCTGTTGGTTTATCTAAGCATTTTGGTGGCGCTACTAGCAGGGGTTGGCTGGTTTTTATTTCGCCAAATCTTTAAGACCCGCCGAGTAGAAGGAACAATGACGCGGCTTCAAAATAAGCTCAATGAGGGAACAGGAACCGCGAAAGAGCATTATGAATTGGGCAGTATTTTACTAGATAAGCAGCTTTACAAACCCGCGATCGCTCAGTTTCAAAAAGCGCTCAAAGCAAAAGACCTGGAAGGATCTGAAAATATTGCCATTATCTACAATGCGTTAGGGTTTACCTACGCAGCGCAAGAGCAGTATGACTTGGCAATTAAGCAATATAAAGAAGCCCTCGAATTACAGACTGGATATTCTACAGCTTGGAACAACCTAGGATTTGCTTATGAGAAGAAGCAATTAACCACTCAAGCTCTCGAAGCTTACGACGAATCCTTAAAGTCTGATCCTAAGAATGCAACGGCAAAGCGTCGATCTGCTTCTCTACGGAAGCGTTTAGTCCCTTCTTCTGGCGTTGCGGAATAG
- a CDS encoding DUF1868 domain-containing protein produces MDDSYQIYVNRVARMTLPEAYQSQVQHIQPSPKFQPSEGQVQATPFPGYTLLTPPWVEDDKNTAFYQYLEHHQQQITAQLDPGVFFPVPSSSFHMTIADLIWDSAYRHASESPTFEAELQQRVAQSLQKCKKGEKPIHWQVMGLFLRTRAIGVCLAPSDESSYEQVLQVRQAIYQNPDLIALGIEQQYNFTAHVTLGYFGDAAATADRQSISQTLTSLSQQALDVDSPQEIWVHRAELRKFDDMTRYYREPEWAALDL; encoded by the coding sequence TTGGACGACTCTTATCAAATTTACGTTAATCGAGTAGCGCGGATGACCTTACCAGAGGCTTATCAGTCTCAAGTACAGCATATTCAGCCATCTCCCAAGTTTCAGCCATCCGAAGGGCAAGTTCAAGCTACCCCATTCCCTGGCTACACCCTCCTAACGCCGCCTTGGGTCGAAGATGATAAAAACACCGCGTTCTACCAATATCTAGAACACCATCAACAGCAGATTACCGCGCAGCTTGATCCAGGCGTGTTTTTCCCGGTGCCCTCCTCCAGCTTCCACATGACTATTGCCGACCTCATCTGGGACAGCGCCTATCGTCACGCTAGCGAATCTCCCACCTTTGAGGCAGAGCTACAGCAGCGAGTTGCCCAAAGCCTTCAAAAATGTAAAAAAGGAGAAAAGCCAATTCACTGGCAAGTTATGGGGCTATTCCTCAGAACCCGTGCCATCGGCGTTTGCCTTGCCCCTAGCGACGAATCTTCCTACGAGCAAGTATTGCAGGTTCGTCAAGCCATCTACCAAAACCCTGACCTAATTGCCCTAGGCATTGAGCAGCAATACAACTTTACTGCCCACGTCACTCTAGGCTATTTCGGCGATGCAGCAGCCACAGCAGACCGTCAGAGTATTAGCCAAACGCTCACGTCCTTGAGTCAGCAAGCATTGGATGTAGACTCACCCCAAGAAATTTGGGTGCATCGAGCAGAGCTCCGGAAGTTTGACGACATGACCCGCTACTATCGCGAACCCGAGTGGGCAGCGTTAGACCTCTAA
- the holA gene encoding DNA polymerase III subunit delta — protein MAIYFFWGEDDFALGQAVAALRDRTVDPDWASFNYDKLPADQTDAVVQGLNLAMTPVFGTGSRLVWLADTLLAQRCPDDLLRELERTLPVLPETTVLLLTSSSKLDGRLKSTKLFQKVAEIREFSPISPWKTDLLIQNVRQVAQSVGVKLTNGAIELLAEAVGNNSRQLYSEMEKLRLYVGESQAPVNEAAVLNLVTAHTQNSLQLAVAIRQGDTAKALTLVSDLFSRNEPGLRIVATLVGQFRTRLWIKLMMETGERDEREIARLAEIGNPKQVYFLQKEVKPLRLASLQQTLPILMELEFGLKFGADPLELMQMKVMELCQLYV, from the coding sequence ATGGCAATTTATTTTTTTTGGGGAGAAGATGACTTTGCATTGGGGCAGGCGGTAGCGGCACTGCGCGATCGCACGGTTGATCCAGATTGGGCAAGTTTTAACTACGATAAGCTGCCCGCAGATCAAACCGATGCAGTCGTTCAGGGTTTGAATTTGGCAATGACTCCTGTGTTTGGAACCGGGAGCCGATTGGTTTGGTTGGCAGATACCCTTTTGGCGCAGCGATGTCCAGACGATTTGCTAAGAGAACTAGAGCGGACTTTACCCGTTTTACCTGAAACCACAGTGCTGCTGCTCACTTCTTCAAGCAAATTAGACGGACGCTTGAAGTCTACAAAATTGTTTCAGAAGGTGGCAGAGATTCGGGAGTTTTCGCCAATTTCGCCCTGGAAGACCGATTTGTTGATACAAAATGTGCGGCAGGTCGCGCAATCGGTGGGTGTGAAGCTGACGAATGGGGCGATCGAGCTATTGGCGGAGGCAGTCGGAAATAATTCTCGGCAACTTTATAGTGAAATGGAAAAGCTGCGCCTGTATGTAGGAGAGAGCCAAGCTCCTGTAAATGAGGCGGCTGTACTGAACTTGGTGACGGCTCATACTCAAAATAGTTTGCAGCTGGCAGTGGCAATTCGGCAGGGAGACACAGCGAAGGCGTTGACTTTAGTGTCTGACTTGTTTAGCCGTAATGAGCCTGGGTTGCGGATTGTGGCAACGCTGGTGGGACAGTTTCGGACGAGGCTCTGGATCAAGCTGATGATGGAGACAGGAGAGCGGGACGAACGAGAGATTGCCCGATTAGCAGAGATTGGCAATCCGAAGCAGGTTTATTTTTTGCAGAAAGAGGTGAAGCCGCTACGGTTGGCAAGTCTCCAGCAGACGTTGCCGATTTTGATGGAGTTGGAGTTTGGGTTAAAGTTTGGTGCTGATCCGTTGGAGTTAATGCAGATGAAGGTGATGGAACTGTGTCAGCTTTATGTCTAA
- a CDS encoding DUF4168 domain-containing protein, producing the protein MVIAHQMSHFKFKNLLARSLMVGVGAAASLCLGLVPSFQSSVGVSFSSAAYAQSISNSDVQSYARSVLAIEPLRQSAYEEIKGISGSVPRIECHRPSSLNDLPGNVRQVAVSYCNQAISIVEGNGLTITRFNEIRVAQDADSSLLNRIQQAIMELR; encoded by the coding sequence ATGGTTATTGCTCATCAAATGTCTCACTTCAAGTTCAAGAACCTGCTCGCTCGATCGCTGATGGTGGGAGTGGGAGCGGCCGCCAGTTTGTGTTTAGGGCTTGTGCCTAGTTTTCAAAGTTCTGTGGGGGTGTCTTTCAGCAGTGCGGCTTATGCGCAGTCTATTTCTAACTCAGATGTGCAGAGCTATGCGCGTTCAGTGTTGGCGATCGAGCCTTTACGGCAGTCGGCGTATGAGGAAATTAAGGGCATTAGTGGAAGTGTGCCTCGAATTGAGTGTCATCGTCCCAGCAGTTTGAATGATCTGCCAGGTAATGTGCGGCAAGTTGCAGTAAGTTATTGCAATCAAGCTATTTCTATTGTTGAAGGAAATGGCTTAACCATCACTCGCTTTAATGAAATTCGGGTGGCGCAAGATGCAGATTCGTCTTTGTTGAATCGAATTCAGCAGGCGATTATGGAATTGCGCTAG
- the puuE gene encoding allantoinase PuuE, with product MAASYPRNLVGYGRNTPHPQWQNQARIAVQFVINYEEGGESCILHGDAASESFLSESVGATSLLGVRNMNMESMYEYGSRAGFWRLHRLFTERSLPVTVYGVAMALERNPEAVAAMLEADWEIASHGYRWIDYQYVGEEVEQEHLQQAIAIHTQVTGSRPLGWYTGRISPNTRRLVAAEGGFLYDSDSYADDLPYWVHDFNKPHLVIPYTLDVNDMRFGTYQGFNCGDQFFAYLRDTFDVLYAEGATAPKMMSVGLHCRLVGKPGRIAALARFLDYVQEHEQVWTCRRIDIARHWHKHHQP from the coding sequence ATGGCTGCATCCTATCCCCGCAATTTAGTTGGTTATGGGCGTAATACGCCCCATCCTCAATGGCAAAACCAGGCTCGTATTGCAGTGCAGTTTGTCATTAATTACGAGGAAGGGGGAGAAAGCTGTATTTTGCATGGTGATGCTGCCTCGGAATCTTTTTTGTCAGAAAGCGTAGGGGCAACTTCCCTCCTAGGGGTGCGGAATATGAATATGGAATCGATGTATGAGTACGGGAGCCGGGCAGGCTTTTGGCGCTTGCATCGGCTATTTACAGAGCGATCGCTGCCTGTGACGGTTTACGGCGTAGCCATGGCTTTAGAGCGCAATCCTGAAGCTGTGGCAGCAATGCTGGAGGCAGACTGGGAGATTGCAAGTCATGGCTATCGCTGGATTGACTATCAGTATGTGGGTGAGGAGGTGGAGCAGGAGCATTTGCAGCAGGCGATCGCCATTCATACGCAAGTCACGGGGTCACGTCCTTTAGGGTGGTACACAGGACGCATTAGCCCCAACACTCGACGCTTAGTGGCAGCCGAAGGCGGCTTTCTTTACGATTCTGATAGCTATGCCGACGATCTGCCCTACTGGGTTCATGACTTTAACAAACCTCACTTGGTTATTCCTTACACCTTAGACGTGAATGACATGCGGTTTGGAACCTATCAAGGCTTTAATTGTGGCGACCAGTTTTTTGCCTATTTGCGTGATACCTTCGATGTGCTTTATGCCGAAGGCGCTACGGCTCCCAAAATGATGAGCGTGGGGCTGCACTGTCGTTTAGTCGGTAAACCTGGACGAATTGCTGCCCTTGCCCGTTTTTTAGACTATGTGCAAGAACATGAACAGGTTTGGACTTGTCGGCGGATTGATATTGCTCGGCATTGGCACAAGCACCATCAGCCTTAA
- a CDS encoding pentapeptide repeat-containing protein has translation MKPLIFLALTLSTGTSLGAFYFTPPSYAEDLEDTQQLITTQMCQGCDLSGAGLVYANLAGAQINQANLSQINLTRANLSGSNLSGSNLSGAVLFNANLTGADLSGADLSGADLRGARLSGANLEGANLEGANFLGAVGLPSQVATHDNLYNLGLAEAQRGNFRGAIENYNQAIAADGSFANAYLARGISRIQLGDQTGALQDSKQAEQLYTVQGNTAGTEASTQFSSGIEAMQAAAAQGQRGARGNFMNVLGAVASLLVRFALP, from the coding sequence ATGAAACCGCTCATCTTTCTAGCCTTAACCCTTTCTACTGGGACTTCACTTGGCGCTTTCTACTTCACCCCACCTAGCTACGCCGAAGATTTAGAAGATACCCAGCAATTAATTACCACCCAAATGTGTCAAGGCTGCGATCTGAGTGGGGCAGGACTGGTGTACGCCAACTTAGCAGGCGCTCAAATTAACCAGGCAAACCTTAGCCAAATTAATTTAACTCGGGCTAACCTCAGCGGCAGTAACCTCAGTGGCAGCAACCTCAGCGGCGCTGTTTTGTTCAATGCCAATTTAACGGGCGCAGACCTGAGTGGCGCAGACTTGAGTGGCGCAGACTTAAGAGGCGCTCGGTTGTCTGGGGCGAACTTAGAAGGGGCAAATCTAGAGGGGGCAAATTTTTTGGGTGCAGTTGGGCTGCCTTCTCAAGTAGCTACCCATGACAACCTTTATAATTTGGGGCTGGCAGAAGCCCAGCGCGGCAACTTTAGAGGCGCGATCGAAAACTACAATCAGGCGATCGCAGCAGATGGCAGCTTTGCTAATGCTTATCTAGCGCGCGGCATTTCTCGTATTCAGCTAGGCGATCAAACCGGGGCACTGCAAGATTCTAAGCAAGCGGAGCAGCTTTACACTGTCCAGGGCAACACGGCTGGAACTGAAGCATCAACCCAGTTTTCTTCAGGCATTGAAGCAATGCAAGCAGCAGCGGCTCAAGGACAACGCGGGGCACGGGGCAACTTTATGAATGTTTTGGGTGCTGTTGCAAGTTTGCTTGTTCGGTTTGCCCTGCCTTAG
- a CDS encoding glycosyltransferase → MTISRPPAQWSNLEPLESLPYPVYFVCKDVERWQDLIESESLPTDVSPLYERCLSVRDIWSAQSYISLKRLGLNVYLVPDYVPGKICIVPYDDLVSSDRAFNSYVVACRYDRGRPEICEQRLVINTLNVIDKTDHYVPHWPQPNLIPRHSDRGTQVENLVFKGMERNLAAPFKTLQFKEELSAIGIQFVVTADPSADPTTRLFQEWTDYTQADVVLAVRNNTQHDLTVKPALKLINAWFAGCPAILGPEPAYQAIRQSNLDFIEVRTLKETIDALQRLKNDPDLYAAMVENGFQRVKDFTANQVAWQWRQILAGSIAQDYEQWQQQSFLQKRLGRPLKFLIRRSRHNRSERYHRQNILQGARLFGEE, encoded by the coding sequence ATGACAATTAGCCGTCCCCCTGCCCAATGGTCTAACTTAGAACCGTTAGAGTCACTGCCTTATCCGGTTTACTTTGTTTGCAAGGACGTGGAGCGCTGGCAAGATTTAATAGAAAGTGAGTCTCTACCAACAGATGTTTCGCCTTTGTATGAACGTTGTCTGAGCGTTAGAGATATTTGGTCAGCCCAGTCTTACATCAGTCTCAAGCGTTTAGGCTTAAATGTTTACCTTGTCCCTGATTATGTTCCTGGCAAAATTTGCATTGTGCCGTATGATGACTTGGTTTCGAGCGATCGCGCCTTCAATAGCTACGTTGTGGCTTGTCGCTACGATCGCGGTCGTCCTGAAATTTGTGAGCAGCGCCTCGTCATTAACACCCTAAATGTTATCGATAAAACTGATCACTACGTCCCCCATTGGCCCCAACCTAATTTGATTCCTCGTCATAGCGATCGGGGTACCCAAGTTGAAAACCTTGTCTTCAAAGGGATGGAGCGTAACCTTGCTGCCCCCTTCAAAACGCTTCAGTTTAAAGAGGAATTGAGCGCGATCGGGATTCAGTTTGTCGTCACTGCCGACCCTTCCGCCGACCCCACCACCCGCCTGTTTCAAGAATGGACTGATTATACCCAAGCCGATGTAGTCCTAGCCGTCCGTAATAACACCCAGCATGACCTGACTGTTAAGCCTGCCCTTAAACTAATCAACGCTTGGTTCGCAGGGTGTCCTGCCATTCTTGGCCCCGAACCCGCCTACCAGGCTATTCGCCAATCTAACCTCGACTTTATCGAGGTTCGTACCCTCAAAGAGACTATTGATGCGCTTCAACGCCTAAAAAATGACCCAGATCTTTACGCAGCAATGGTTGAAAACGGCTTCCAACGGGTCAAAGACTTTACAGCCAACCAAGTCGCTTGGCAGTGGCGGCAGATCTTGGCAGGTTCGATCGCCCAAGATTACGAACAATGGCAGCAGCAATCATTTTTACAAAAACGGCTAGGAAGACCCCTCAAATTTCTCATACGCCGCTCTCGGCACAACCGCAGCGAACGGTATCATAGGCAGAACATTCTTCAAGGCGCTAGGCTATTTGGTGAAGAATAG
- a CDS encoding carbohydrate porin encodes MPNLSQVIFPNCLTAVHTKVLWAGLTLALVSAETKSALAVSAPLSKSVLRLEPSLEHALTHGATASSLDGNLANSWMSEIEQGQLVQATPSASTRPRPAPINNRFVVPPGLTNREPQSQPLPMSPNLPLNPTPPSRGQPPPTDPFGASDSTRSLDLGAPITTPTLRLQGAYVLQGDEDSIRARAVGIYPLADWIQVGAVVDLTDDDDFNILEGGGVDLTELYVAAAPFQSLPNLRFVVGQIDFTSYFDRNSFAKDRTTHFFNSVFQSNPALQATTFTSRPGALLNWTITDNVEAKVAAFSSEPNLGDFAVDGFAGELGLRLENFIIRGTYTSAVDSGTRTGFDEIYGLERGNGRIGLLDGDREDAYGINAEYFFPDIKLGLFGRYGHYTNQDLEGENTADTYSFGLNLLDLMVPDDRLGLGYGRQLSNSSLRDDKTPDVIEIFYDVRVLPNLRVGVTFQALNEFSESVAGFRIRTDFDLIPRRRL; translated from the coding sequence ATGCCTAATTTATCTCAGGTCATTTTCCCTAACTGCTTGACAGCGGTTCACACAAAGGTTTTATGGGCAGGGTTAACGCTCGCACTGGTTAGTGCAGAAACCAAGTCTGCACTAGCGGTGTCAGCGCCACTGTCTAAGTCTGTCCTCAGGCTAGAACCCTCCCTGGAACATGCGCTGACCCATGGAGCTACCGCATCTTCTCTTGACGGGAATCTGGCTAATAGTTGGATGAGTGAAATTGAACAGGGGCAACTTGTTCAAGCAACTCCATCGGCTTCAACCCGTCCTCGACCTGCCCCAATTAATAACCGATTTGTAGTACCACCCGGGCTGACCAACCGAGAACCCCAAAGCCAGCCCTTGCCCATGTCACCGAACCTGCCTCTAAACCCTACTCCGCCATCTAGGGGGCAGCCTCCTCCGACTGACCCTTTCGGAGCCAGTGATTCTACACGCAGTCTTGATTTGGGCGCGCCTATCACCACGCCAACCCTCAGATTACAAGGCGCATATGTGTTACAGGGCGATGAGGACAGCATTCGGGCTCGAGCAGTTGGCATCTATCCTTTGGCCGATTGGATTCAGGTAGGAGCCGTAGTTGATCTAACTGATGACGATGACTTCAACATTTTGGAAGGGGGTGGCGTAGACCTCACTGAGCTATACGTAGCAGCAGCGCCCTTCCAAAGCTTGCCAAATCTACGGTTTGTCGTGGGGCAAATTGACTTTACCTCTTACTTCGATCGCAACAGTTTTGCCAAAGATCGAACCACTCACTTTTTTAACTCGGTTTTTCAGTCTAACCCGGCATTGCAAGCAACTACGTTTACGTCGCGTCCAGGTGCCTTGCTGAACTGGACAATTACTGACAATGTGGAGGCGAAAGTTGCCGCTTTTTCGTCAGAGCCAAATCTGGGCGATTTTGCCGTTGATGGATTTGCTGGCGAACTGGGTTTGCGGTTAGAAAATTTCATCATTCGAGGCACCTACACCTCTGCTGTGGATAGCGGCACTCGGACTGGGTTTGATGAAATTTATGGTTTGGAGCGAGGCAATGGGCGAATTGGCTTACTGGATGGCGATCGCGAGGACGCTTACGGTATCAATGCTGAGTACTTTTTCCCCGACATTAAGCTGGGGCTGTTTGGGCGCTACGGACACTATACAAATCAGGATCTAGAAGGCGAAAATACGGCTGATACCTATAGTTTTGGTTTAAATCTTCTGGACTTAATGGTGCCTGACGATCGCCTGGGGCTAGGCTACGGGCGGCAGCTTTCTAACAGCAGTCTGCGAGACGACAAAACCCCTGATGTAATAGAGATTTTCTATGATGTGCGAGTTCTGCCCAACCTTAGGGTGGGCGTTACCTTCCAGGCTTTAAATGAATTTTCAGAAAGCGTTGCTGGATTCCGCATTCGGACTGACTTTGACTTGATTCCAAGGAGAAGGCTGTAA
- a CDS encoding tetratricopeptide repeat protein, translating to MTHKIEASNQKPKSRPDGWLLGLGLSSLMMSAVPAIAQVPATVEAGNALINQGLINQAIPVLEAAVKQYPQSVEARLALANAYFRAGTYTNNEAAFRTYNEVLALDPTNKAALFAVGLMGEYKFDWRFEGIAALTRLIELEPDNIEARSQRALLNGYLGNLPNAIADYDIVIPTNPPPEVILAAAQSYTYAGDYRKALDLFTRYRSTGGTIEQYAAIAYGIVLRETGDPVQSVEILEQALANTTRLDGIAIRARAALSVSYAQVEQMEQAMTALAPLDGRFDSRMIVARSLHQINGDLDSIELEQQVVDIYYRVLEAPLPPDYVVPPDNQGRENFYLTNSIAREMADVLSSIPSERPLARKLYIQLVESLPGDRILPVNLAIIERQMGLISRTELRTRIQPYIQPLPPSTYDQRLLAQALVRLDSPDPSLLPFYQPFVDAQVNEPLLWFRIAQMQIQGNNLAAAKAALTEYQATQEGQQDRYGTLLLLAEIDRRESNLDGSIQKYEEIIAAPKVDRGIRSGALQALAGIYRIRGQLPEAIALYDQIIARYPDDLAKPLGRASLAYQSEEITQAEAQAILNQWLTTRPASDTPLELYSLVAALPADPQKEALYNRLLAATPESVPVRLRLLQVVAMRDPDDARAQLADFIANDPENLGSYFIQGEFAQGLGDLDLASEAYESILARSARNTDALAALGGVRFQQRQYSEATDLYAEVLQLEPSNRIAQTAIAELTAAQGNRLEAIRKLEEIQRQDASSSRPDTTPGPTPDPTPDPTPDPNLVQRQQRIEADFLQQRGFQPPWERY from the coding sequence ATGACCCACAAGATAGAGGCTTCTAATCAAAAACCAAAATCTCGACCTGATGGCTGGCTGCTTGGCTTAGGGCTAAGCTCTCTAATGATGAGCGCAGTTCCTGCCATAGCACAGGTTCCCGCTACGGTAGAAGCCGGGAATGCCCTAATTAATCAAGGGCTCATTAATCAAGCCATTCCGGTGCTGGAAGCAGCAGTCAAACAATATCCTCAATCGGTAGAGGCACGTCTGGCGTTAGCAAACGCTTATTTTAGGGCGGGCACTTATACCAACAATGAAGCCGCATTTAGAACGTATAACGAAGTTCTAGCGCTTGACCCTACAAATAAAGCGGCATTGTTTGCTGTGGGTCTGATGGGTGAGTACAAGTTTGATTGGCGGTTTGAGGGCATTGCGGCTCTGACGAGGCTGATTGAACTGGAGCCTGACAATATTGAAGCGCGCTCACAACGGGCGCTGTTAAACGGATACTTGGGCAATTTGCCCAATGCGATCGCCGATTACGATATCGTCATTCCCACCAATCCTCCACCTGAAGTTATTTTGGCAGCGGCTCAGTCGTACACTTACGCCGGAGACTACCGCAAGGCGCTGGACTTATTTACTCGCTACAGAAGTACAGGCGGCACGATTGAGCAGTATGCAGCGATCGCCTACGGTATTGTGCTCCGGGAGACGGGCGACCCGGTTCAATCGGTTGAGATTCTTGAGCAAGCCCTGGCGAATACCACAAGGCTAGACGGTATTGCCATTCGCGCCCGCGCCGCCCTCAGCGTTTCCTACGCTCAGGTTGAGCAGATGGAGCAAGCCATGACCGCCCTGGCACCGCTCGACGGTCGGTTTGACTCTCGGATGATTGTGGCGCGATCGCTCCATCAAATTAATGGAGATTTGGACAGCATTGAGCTAGAGCAGCAAGTCGTTGATATTTACTACAGAGTTCTAGAAGCGCCGCTGCCACCAGACTATGTTGTTCCGCCTGACAATCAGGGGCGCGAGAACTTCTACCTCACTAACTCCATTGCCCGTGAGATGGCAGATGTTTTAAGCAGTATTCCATCAGAGCGACCCCTAGCGCGCAAGCTCTACATTCAGCTTGTCGAAAGCCTGCCCGGCGATCGCATTCTGCCTGTCAACCTTGCCATCATTGAACGGCAAATGGGTTTGATTTCGCGGACAGAGCTACGTACCCGCATCCAGCCTTACATTCAGCCCCTGCCCCCCAGCACCTACGATCAGCGCTTGCTGGCTCAGGCATTGGTACGGCTCGATTCTCCTGATCCCTCTCTGCTGCCCTTCTATCAACCCTTTGTCGATGCCCAGGTCAATGAACCTTTGCTGTGGTTCCGCATTGCCCAGATGCAAATTCAGGGTAACAACTTGGCGGCGGCAAAAGCGGCTTTAACAGAGTATCAAGCCACTCAAGAGGGGCAGCAAGATCGTTATGGCACCCTGCTGTTGCTAGCCGAAATCGATCGCCGGGAGAGTAATCTCGATGGCAGTATCCAGAAGTACGAAGAAATTATTGCTGCCCCTAAGGTCGATCGGGGAATTCGCAGCGGTGCGCTCCAGGCATTAGCGGGTATTTACCGAATTAGAGGGCAACTGCCAGAAGCGATCGCCCTTTATGACCAAATTATTGCCCGCTATCCCGATGACCTTGCCAAGCCCCTCGGACGAGCCAGCCTTGCCTACCAATCCGAAGAAATCACTCAGGCAGAGGCACAAGCCATCCTCAACCAATGGCTGACCACTCGCCCCGCTAGCGACACCCCCTTAGAGCTTTACAGCTTGGTAGCGGCATTGCCGGCTGATCCTCAAAAAGAGGCGCTTTACAACCGCCTGTTAGCGGCTACCCCTGAGTCGGTGCCTGTGCGCTTGCGCCTGTTGCAGGTTGTGGCAATGCGCGACCCCGATGATGCCAGGGCACAACTGGCAGATTTCATTGCGAATGATCCTGAAAACCTGGGTTCTTACTTCATTCAAGGCGAGTTTGCCCAAGGTTTGGGCGACCTAGACTTAGCCAGCGAGGCATATGAGTCCATTTTGGCAAGGAGCGCTCGCAACACCGACGCTCTGGCGGCATTGGGCGGCGTGCGGTTTCAGCAGCGGCAGTACAGTGAAGCCACCGATCTTTATGCTGAAGTCTTGCAGCTAGAGCCGAGCAATCGCATTGCTCAAACAGCGATCGCTGAACTTACAGCGGCACAGGGCAATCGTTTAGAAGCCATCCGAAAACTCGAAGAAATTCAGCGCCAAGATGCTTCTAGCTCTCGCCCCGACACAACCCCTGGCCCAACTCCTGATCCAACTCCTGACCCAACTCCTGACCCCAATCTGGTGCAACGGCAGCAGCGGATTGAGGCTGATTTCCTCCAGCAACGAGGATTTCAACCCCCCTGGGAACGGTACTAG
- a CDS encoding glycosyl hydrolase, producing MMRSLLRYFQRSTLVIPMLLFTASALLLSLPSCVDSIQTSSGRLSTASAAVRPISTSELLSQSWNAYRDRFIQGDGRVIDRESADRTTSEAQAYALLRSVLMDDAATFERVLNWGENNLQRRSLDGNRSDRLWAWQWGHNLEKNQWLPLDANFASDGDSDAITALIFAGRRWQRSDYLDLAKLKLKDLWSLSVLPLSNPNDKKNYFLPGPKAVFQPQPNQILLNPSYLAPYAFRLFAQIDPERDWLSLVESSYDLLADSAQLSSLRLPSNWVVLNTSTYKILPNDLSSRLNSRYGYDAYRVWWRLALDAAWFDEPRAKQYLQQHLEPLQAMWRSQQKIPAEIDLQGQALVPYESIAQYAMLYAAFAITNPALANQIRLQKLLPAFRDGFWENDSAYYIQNLGWLGLYPPDRVAANWLQP from the coding sequence ATGATGCGATCGCTCCTCCGATACTTTCAACGTTCGACCCTGGTGATCCCGATGCTGTTGTTTACGGCTTCAGCGCTGTTGTTGAGTTTGCCAAGCTGTGTCGATAGCATCCAAACGTCCTCAGGGAGACTTTCAACGGCTAGCGCGGCAGTGCGTCCAATTTCTACCTCTGAGCTATTGTCACAAAGCTGGAATGCCTACCGCGATCGCTTTATTCAAGGCGATGGACGGGTAATTGACCGCGAATCGGCAGATCGCACTACCTCCGAGGCACAGGCATATGCCTTACTGCGATCGGTGCTGATGGATGATGCCGCCACCTTTGAACGGGTGCTGAACTGGGGAGAAAACAACCTTCAGCGGCGAAGTTTAGATGGAAATCGCAGCGATCGACTTTGGGCTTGGCAGTGGGGACACAATCTGGAAAAAAATCAATGGTTGCCCCTAGATGCCAACTTTGCTAGCGATGGCGATAGCGATGCCATCACAGCGCTCATTTTTGCTGGGCGACGCTGGCAGCGATCGGATTATCTCGATTTGGCAAAGCTGAAGCTGAAGGATTTGTGGAGCTTATCGGTGTTGCCCTTAAGTAACCCAAATGATAAAAAAAACTACTTTCTACCCGGCCCTAAAGCCGTCTTTCAGCCTCAACCCAACCAAATTCTGCTGAACCCTTCCTACCTTGCTCCCTACGCCTTTCGCCTTTTTGCTCAAATTGACCCTGAGCGAGATTGGCTGAGCTTAGTAGAGAGCAGCTACGACTTATTAGCCGACTCGGCTCAACTTTCTAGCTTGCGTCTACCCAGCAATTGGGTGGTGTTAAACACGAGTACCTACAAAATCTTGCCGAACGACTTGTCCAGCCGCCTCAACAGCCGCTATGGCTACGATGCTTACCGCGTGTGGTGGCGATTGGCGCTTGATGCCGCCTGGTTTGATGAACCTCGAGCAAAGCAGTATTTGCAACAGCATCTAGAGCCGTTGCAGGCAATGTGGCGATCGCAACAGAAAATTCCTGCCGAGATTGATCTCCAAGGTCAAGCCCTCGTGCCCTACGAATCGATCGCACAGTACGCCATGCTATATGCCGCTTTTGCCATTACTAACCCCGCTCTAGCAAACCAGATTCGCCTCCAAAAGCTTCTGCCCGCTTTCCGAGATGGCTTTTGGGAAAACGACTCTGCTTACTACATTCAAAACTTGGGCTGGCTTGGATTGTACCCTCCAGACAGGGTAGCAGCCAACTGGCTCCAGCCATAG